The following coding sequences are from one Scomber japonicus isolate fScoJap1 chromosome 3, fScoJap1.pri, whole genome shotgun sequence window:
- the LOC128354965 gene encoding P2Y purinoceptor 1-like, translating into MEPEEMSANITGEDYNCSSINLSFTHSFLPPVFITVFVVGMVSNIWGLRSVYTSWKNIGNINIFMLNLGVADLLYLFTLPFLVYYYSGNSHWQFGQPFCKVTRFCFNLNLYGSIGFLTCISIYRYLGIVHPMKVMGKITSCHSLAISALVWIVVIIQILPDMFFEKNDLKYKPYSCFDTTSDDRIREYLPYSIAWTVIGFAVPLVIILLCYGHVVVVLATKANINPLLKQRCLKLVVILVILFSICFIPYHVFRNVNMKTRISKLDGVCHPSFRNIYIAHQVGRCLACLNSAINPLIYIVGNDEFLMRLHHLSKRARMSVVVLTGAVLYRKTVDLDSPTDTGVTSDLMK; encoded by the coding sequence ATGGAACCTGAAGAGATGTCTGCAAATATCACAGGGGAAGACTACAACTGCAGCTCCATCAATCTGAGTTTTACGCACAGCTTCCTGCCGCCTGTATTCATCACTGTGTTCGTGGTCGGGATGGTGTCCAATATCTGGGGGCTGAGAAGCGTGTACACCAGCTGGAAAAACATCGGAAACATTAACATCTTCATGCTCAACCTCGGGGTGGCAGACCTGCTGTACCTGTTCACCTTGCCGTTCCTCGTGTACTATTACTCGGGTAACAGCCACTGGCAGTTCGGCCAGCCTTTCTGCAAGGTGACCCGCTTCTGTTTCAACCTCAACCTTTATGGCAGCATCGGCTTCCTCACCTGCATCAGCATCTACAGGTACCTGGGCATCGTGCACCCCATGAAAGTGATGGGGAAAATCACCAGCTGCCACTCTCTGGCTATAAGCGCCCTGGTCTGGATTGTGGTCATTATTCAGATCCTCCCTGATATGTTCTTTGAAAAGAATGATCTAAAGTATAAACCGTACTCGTGTTTTGACACAACTTCCGACGACAGGATCAGAGAATACCTGCCTTACAGCATCGCATGGACCGTCATAGGGTTTGCTGTTCCTCTGGTAATCATTCTGCTGTGTTATGGACACGTTGTTGTGGTTCTTGCCACAAAAGCCAACATTAACCCTCTGCTGAAGCAGCGCTGTTTGAAACTGGTCGTGATTCTGGTGATACTGTTCTCCATCTGTTTCATCCCTTATCACGTGTTTCGAAATGTTAATATGAAAACCAGGATTTCGAAACTAGATGGAGTTTGCCACCCCAGCTTCCGTAACATTTATATAGCGCATCAGGTCGGCAGATGCCTGGCGTGCCTGAACAGCGCAATAAACCCGCTCATTTATATAGTTGGAAATGATGAGTTCCTCATGAGGCTTCATCATCTCAGTAAGCGTGCCAGGATGTCTGTGGTGGTCCTGACAGGCGCAGTCCTTTACCGCAAGACAGTGGATTTGGATTCACCTACAGACACTGGCGTCACCTCGGACCTGATGAAATGA